A region of Drosophila mauritiana strain mau12 chromosome 3L, ASM438214v1, whole genome shotgun sequence DNA encodes the following proteins:
- the LOC117140065 gene encoding uncharacterized protein LOC117140065 — MGAFRWEFYLGGVFVLGLSLAHCFLVFPRQGSFGLLAAVAIPLELGPKNVYMAFNFESNYALPSNDSYNQWIDRWDLDDHYLGVGGNVTPINARQDGGDFPQYEDNEVRRRSVGSPPPFRRHDFYRSIINILTHYGFNGSACLLRTICEVSESPLDAQNGLLGSLFQILFMPTTSAAEQELQHVDELYKASDAGTHGPGCSEYVAHCGHSALDLISIVL, encoded by the exons ATGGGTGCCTTTCGCTGGGAGTTTTACTTGGGTGGAGTTTTCGTTCTAGGCTTGAGCTTAGCACATTGTTTTCTGGTGTTTCCTCGTCAGGGATCCTTTGGT CTACTGGCTGCTGTGGCCATTCCACTGGAACTGGGTCCCAAAAATGTGTACATGGCCTTCAACTTTGAGTCCAACTATGCACTGCCCTCCAACGACTCCTACAATCAGTGGATTGACAGG tgGGATTTGGATGATCACTATCTGGGCGTCGGAGGCAATGTGACTCCCATAAATGCCCGCCAGGATGGAGGTGATTTTCCACAGTACGAGGACAACGAGGTGCGGCGTCGCTCGGTGGGATCTCCGCCTCCCTTCAGGCGCCACGACTTCTACCGCAGCATTATCAACATCCTGACCCACTACGGATTCAATGGCTCCGCCTGCCTGCTGCGAACAATCTGCGAGGTCAGCGAATCGCCCCTGGATGCCCAAAATGGGCTGCTGGGCAGCCTGTTTCAGATTCTATTCAT GCCAACGACAAGTGCCGCGGAGCAGGAACTGCAGCACGTGGACGAGCTCTACAAGGCCTCCGATGCGGGCACGCATGGCCCGGGATGCTCCGAATACGTGGCCCACTGCGGACATAGTGCTCTGGACCTGATAAGCATTGTGCTCTGA
- the LOC117140064 gene encoding uncharacterized protein LOC117140064, translated as MKFSIVFVLASCLLYQVMASLGSSSKHQRSKRAPIPWLIYPTTSPTRVMFIGGIGIPLEDLNYEAVTTGYVLKVEYWLPTTPDDLRTPTALPLTQVATPGITGARKQRKPMFENFLVGVDELGKNTRKLLTRTNKVLSSYRWTVYKGLEGLADRLGYQGRICVLKSICEAAEEPFHYTNGLFADLLHILLTPSSSVDKLSEHADNEYYYAEKVGQSGGGCDRVFKECRRSLLQHFSELHHNLDKILF; from the exons ATGAAATTTAGTATAGTATTCGTATTGGCCAGTTGCCTGTTGTACCAGGTGATGGCCTCCCTAGGCAGCTCCTCCAAGCATCAGAGGAGTAAAAGAGCTCCCATTCCCTGGCTTATATACCCCACCACATCACCCACTCGCGTCATG TTCATTGGCGGCATAGGTATTCCGCTGGAGGATCTCAACTACGAGGCGGTGACCACCGGCTATGTCCTGAAGGTGGAGTACTGGCTGCCCACCACTCCGGATGATTTGAGAACACCCACAGCGCTGCCCCTCACACAGGTGGCTACGCCGGGTATTACCGGAGCCAGAAAGCAGAGGAAACCTATGTTTGAGAACTTTCTGGTGGGAGTGGACGAGCTGGGCAAGAACACCAGGAAGCTGTTGACTAGGACCAACAAAGTCTTGAGTAGCTATCGATGGACTGTCTACAAGGGACTAGAGGGATTGGCCGATCGTTTGGGCTATCAGGGCAGGATTTGTGTGCTGAAAAGCATATGCGAGGCGGCCGAGGAACCCTTTCATTACACAAATGGACTCTTTGCGGATCTATTGCACATATTACTCAC ACCCTCCTCCTCGGTGGACAAGTTGTCGGAACATGCTGACAACGAGTATTACTATGCAGAGAAGGTGGGACAATCCGGAGGTGGATGTGATCGGGTCTTCAAAGAGTGTCGACGAAGTTTATTGCAACACTTTAGCGAACTGCATCACAATCTGGATAAGATCTTGTTTTGA